Proteins encoded together in one Cicer arietinum cultivar CDC Frontier isolate Library 1 chromosome 4, Cicar.CDCFrontier_v2.0, whole genome shotgun sequence window:
- the LOC101501496 gene encoding calmodulin-2-like, with protein sequence MAEILNEEQIVEIKEAFGLFDKDGDGCITVEELATVIRSLDQNPTEEELQDMINEVDADGNGTIEFVEFLNLMAKKMKETDAEEDLKEAFKVFDKDQNGYISASELRHVMINLGEKLTDEEVDQMIKEADLDGDGQVNYEEFVKMMMTIG encoded by the exons ATGGCAGAAATTTTGAATGAAGAACAAATTGTTGAAATCAAAGAAGCCTTTGGCTTGTTTGACAAAGATGGAGATG gGTGCATTACTGTGGAAGAACTTGCTACGGTAATAAGATCATTGGATCAGAACCCAACAGAGGAAGAGTTACAAGATATGATAAATGAGGTTGATGCTGATGGGAATGGAACCATTGAATTTGTTGAGTTCTTGAACTTAATGGCCAAGAAAATGAAA GAAACTGATGCTGAGGAAGATCTAAAAGAGGCTTTCAAGGTTTTTGATAAAGATCAAAATGGATATATTTCAGCTAGTGAG TTAAGACATGTTATGATCAATTTGGGTGAAAAATTAACTGATGAAGAGGTGGATCAGATGATTAAAGAAGCTGATTTGGACGGTGATGGTCAAGTTAACTATGAAGAATTTGTTAAGATGATGATGACAATTGGATGA